In Lolium rigidum isolate FL_2022 chromosome 3, APGP_CSIRO_Lrig_0.1, whole genome shotgun sequence, the genomic window actgcatttgttatattgctttgcattgacaactatccatgagatatacacgttataagttgaaagcaaccgctgaaacttcatcttccattgtgttgcttcaatacctttactttgaattattgctttatgagttaactcttatgcaagacttattgatgcttgtcttgaagtgctattcatgaaaagtctttgctatatgattcacttgtttactcatgtcatatccattgttttgatcgctgcattctctacatatgctgtacaaatagtatgatcaagtttatgatggcatgtcactccagaaattatctttgttatcgttttacctgctcgggacgagcagaactaagcttggggatgctgatacgtctccaacgtatcgataatttcttgtgttccatgccacattattgatgttatctacatgttttatgcacactttatgtcatattcgtgcattttccggaactaacctattaacaagatgccgaagtgccggttctcgttttcacgctgtttttggtttcgaaatcctagtaacgaaatattctcggaatcggacgaaatcaacgccaaagttcctattttcatcggaagcatccagaacacccgggaaggaccggagggggccacggggccaccaaaccctaggctggcgcggccgagagggggccgcgccgccctatggtgtggccccctgtcggccctcccgcgccgcctcttcgcctatataaagcccctggatcagaaaacccgatacgaattgacgaaacccacagaaaccttccagagccgccgccatcgcgaagccaagatctgggggccaggatctctgttccggcaccctgccggagcggggaagtgccccggaaggcttctccatcgacaccgctgccatctccaccgccatcttcatcaccgctgctgctcccatgaggagggagtagttctccatcgaggctcggggctgtaccggtagctatgtggttcatctctctcctatgtgtttcaatacaataatctcatgagctgccctacatgattgagattcatatgatgatgcttgtaatctagatgtcattatgctagtcaagtgagttttacttatgtgatctccggagactcctcgtcccacgtgtgtaaaggtgacgagtgtgtgcaccgtgtgggtctcttaggctagatttcacagaatacttactcattgaatggcatagtgaggtgcttatttatatctctttaagattgcagcatgttgtatcacaatttatccatgtgctactctagtgatttgttattaaagtagtttattcctcctgcatgtgtgcaaaggtgacgagtgcgtgcaccgtgttagtacttggtttatgctatgatcatgatctcttgtagattatggagttaactattgctatgataatattgatgtgatctattcctcctacatatgcatgaaggtgacagtgtgcatgctatgctagtacttggtttagtagcgttgatctatcttacactaaaggttactaaaacatgagcattattgtggagcttgttaactccggcattgagggttcgtgtaatcctacgcaatgtgttcatcatccaacaaaagtgtagagtatgcatttatctattctcgttatgtgatcgatgttgagagtgtccactagtgaaagtgtaatccctaggccttgttcctaaatactgctgagttactactgcttgtttactgttttactgcgttactactgctgcaataccaccaccatcaactgcacgccaagcacttttctggcaccgttgctactgctcatacttatttataccacctgtatttcactatctcttcgccgaactagtgcacctattaggtgtgttggggacacaagagacttcttgctttgtggttgcagggttgcatgagagggatatctttgacctcttcctccctgagttcgataaaccttgggtatccacttaagggaaacttgctgctgttctacaaacctctgctcttggaggcccaacactgtctacaggaaaggagggggaacgtagacatcaggccgtttcaaattaccgaaactatatgccaaaactatatcccctaaaagaaaaaggaaagcgaaagatagttgataattgttagaggggtgacaataatgcatccaccgacagagagagagaggggtggccacgaagagagagagagaggggtggccacgaagagacggggaggggtatactgcccgttagatcgcttgatcaacggttcgtggagtcgatccgtgtgacaacggctcaaccaatcatgataagtttgggcttcgagagcatttgtgacagaacttgagggcaaaaccgagtagtactaacaatccaagggcacataaatagtaaatagactaagggattcaaacaaaaagaattacaaaatgaaaaatgcgtgttttgtacaatataattcatattgggctacatcaaattatttgcaattcaaatatacatgagtgtgacaattatggcatcatttagacaaactatgtttttggggaagatgttttgcaaaggggtttgagtggaaaaccatgcatcttcatagctacactagtgattcgagaagtggcaatttgtgttaaaacttgatttatatatgtttgttaaggttttcttggtggcgaggttgcgtaggaagactccatgagtaggtgccactatgtttttatttttttgaatttttttgcgcatgaaatgcctcaattagatatgttaatctcatttgttgactctctgttgactagctactttgagggtaaaactgagtatattgcacttgccagtctaagtactcgaggggaaaactgagtacagataaaatttttgtataaggcccgaggttataactgagtacaccaaacgtcccagggttagactcgtgtcgcggtgcacgctgcagccgtgcatagcggacgcgtgttgcggtacacgccaccttcgtctttatagagcccttttcctctccctcgacgcacgttctcactgcaaccgcctctcctgtcccatcatcttctccacaatcgaacaaaaaaccccgaagaaaaccaccggcgatggagaagaatgagatgcccattgtcggcgcatcagccgccggcgcatcggccgctgcgcccgtccaggcccctgtcgctgcttccaacatagcagccggcgcatcagccgccggcgcatcggccgttgccccatccaggcccctgtcgctgcttccaacgtagcagccggcgcatcagccgccggcgcatcggccgccgccaccgtccaggcccccgtcgcttgggacccgtacgaaccagtgtcgtacgacgcgccggagaacccctacgacaccggcatcgtcgacgacgagccggaggtaaccctttgctcccttgttcttatcccatttcaatccttttgtgttagatctagcgttattagggttcgtccgttcctagttcaatccatttgtgttagatctagcgttattagggtgcgtctgttcctagttcaatccttttgtgttagatcttgcgttattagtgcttgtgatttgcttttgtttaagatttgtgccgatgatgatgaatatttgggcacaaattgattcgaggtttggtcgataaacaattggtgtgttcaaatttgttgtgcatgatctttggtttactcactcaaatcctggatataagtgtgtccaatgtaactgaggctacctctttttttcgagcccatattatcatgcgtgatctttgttcactctctgttccatcatcgttgcaattgactccgtgttttttgcacgatatttggtgctacgtgacaggtgcagagcagcgacgtcgacagcgacgacgagtccttccacaccaagactcgtcacgtcctcaggagggtgcagtccggccattacgatggcccctttgctcgaggcatttacaagttccccttctgcaacaggaagctccgcgccaccgacttcaaccgcccggtgaaccatgctgaatccattggcggatgcggcgctagagttggaacgacggtgaacgtgcatgcgttcatggccaaacacaaagcacttgggattcactgcgcaacctccagggcgagtcacaggcgcaactcggaggcgttgaacatgcctactcgcactctctcgtatgtgactgctctatctgtagagcagcttaaattcatgtaaaatgtagcttatgttgtagggttctatcggtactactgttggatctgtcgtgaatatatctatgctatgttggctgctgtgtgcagcttatcctatattttttctggatttgtgccctagatttcctacctgattgggtaaaaacgaaggcataaagaaatgaatatcgttaaaaacagaaggagaagctgctctagatttgctaccaatttgggctatcaaatatgaatgagatcgagcgagagagaggaaaaaggtacattgaaaactcgctaatccgggcgaaagagacagaaaccactcgtgcccacgtcccggacccacacggctccacacgctacggctccacacgctacgaccccacacgctacggccacacaaacatggtctcgtccctgtcccacgcggttctttcctaccagccccacacgacgcggccccacaaacgacacgaccccactcgtcagcacggaacggccaacttaacggattccttccgtccgagctccttctgcgggtttcggacaaggtcttggggaaaactgaggaaaaactaaggagctggggaaaacttagcacaactaaggacccgagggcacgaaaatagaaatcccttaaaaaacaccttgacaacgtttcaaggttgtattttgccctaaatagagtatccccaaattattcttagtattaacctctcacatgaaatattaacgacatcggaaggggggaacaaaccctaaaactggaatcatgcataaatgcttctttaaccattgcccttatcggacaatgatgctaattttcagcaacagaggacaagggtcagtccacaccatccaactgcaacactttgcagtgttcaggcaagttcatcacttgctcatgtcattcgagtatttttatcaaattacttgcaaagtactatgtttatcactatcgtataaaaagcaaaaccactattttcataactatgaatatgactaagtggtgggcaatggaaccatggattgtgttgatatggtggaggttccattgcacgggtttatatccatctaggaataaacaacaaatgtcgtccagtgattcttgtgccataatacccgtgttaaccataagatccggagtgggacggagtagtcaaaagtgtttccacctcgcgttcatcaacggatgcgcattactgggtgcacttgatctcgagagacaagatgcagggtggggaacccgtagaagtccccacggtaatgtggtctatgatgggttgcaactgccggcgtaggaatgtatgatagagctctgcattgtcgtcgtggtcggggcccatccttaattggtgtaagtgaaccggcgtggacccagggtcggagattgcaacaaagggtgggtgttcgaggtagcggaggaacatgattggctagaccttataccgggcctcacaccgaaggaagtgtggacgggaaagctgcccggttggcaccaaggttaagatctcttatgggtaaagaaacacacatctgcagagtgtaatgaatcgtgtcctgtcactccatgttccgggatttggaactgcgaacgctgctggaaaggaactccatgaagttctagtaaaccggtgaaggctgacggacatagttctttgaaataaaagcaacctcttgaagaaatgtttatcaaaacttgcattggtattagactttcggtctaatatcgtagctagtgcattaaacacctcttttctataatgaacttgttgagtacgctcgtactcataccactcttaaatcccctgcttagattgtctgaaccacttggaggaggacaacgacaaccctgaaggagccgacatcatcggctatgaagaaccagacctctctggaggtgtcgaaggtgtagactaccttatagtctacggaaccggggaaggtttcggaggagaacaagcttagaccgtTAAGTAATAGTAGcaaccgagcagtgcgaactcttagtactttactgctcgagggaataaatgtataacttagtaagactcctgtattataagttaagttgggttcgcctcgaacccgggagtatccctcttaggacccaagaggagctccgagatgatatgtacattatgcttgtaataataaatgaatgagttatggacctgctatgttctgttgtactactctgagggatgtaatatttgcggaatggtacttcgtgaatgttatatcaacgactggcatactacaacatgcagtggtatgcagggtcaccacaatatggcagtttttgaattggggtcttattcgaagactttgggcaaaccctagggattccacctatataatgaggaggagagggagggggccggccacaccaataccaccttggccgcacccctcaaggctcccaagccggcgccccctctcccaaaccctagccgcctccctcctcccacctctcccgcatagcttaggcgaagccctgccggagatctccaccaccaccgacaccacgccgtcgtgctgtcgggattccgaggaggatctactacttccgctgcccgctggaatggggagaaggacgtcgtcatcaacaccgaacgtgtgaccgagtacggaggtgctgcccgactgtggcaccgtcaagatcttctacgcgcttttgaaagcggcaagtgatcatcttctgcaacaacgagatctaatctcgtaggctttggaaagcttcgagggttagtctcatgatcttctcgttgctaccatcttctagattgcatcttggcttgttattcgttcttgcggtaggaattttttttgttttctatgctacgaatcccatcatgcGCAGCGCCAacaagacgtctcgcctgcctctCCATCACCATTAAGGAAAACCTGCGATGCTTCGTTCGTGTGTCGCTGACGCGTCAGTCCCGCCACTTATCGCCTCACTTCTCGTTGTGTCCggtgtgcccggagcgtccccggtGGACCGTCGATAGGCTCGGAGCGCTGGACACCATATTGGGCTACGTCGGACGGAAAGGGCCTATGGGGCACGCGGCTAGAAACGAAAAAATGTCCCGGCACCCCCCAAATATCTTTGGTGGACGCTTTGGGCAACGtggctgaagatgctcttgtgTTGCCTTTTTTCGTGGAGAGGGAGGGTCCGGGCCTCCGTGGTTCCGGGCAAAGGAGAAAGGGATAGTGGGGTAGACCACAGGAGAGGCACGTGTCGCTCTTTGGAGCAGAAGTTCCGCTGTTCGGGGCCTTCGGGGGATCCTCATCACGATCCTTTTGGAAAGTATGCACTCTCGGCACAAGGCAAACAAGAAAATGCAGGCCCAGGAATTCTACGGGCTTCATCTccgtttaagagcatctccagtcgcgtcccacaaaccgtccccaaaggtatttggggtgtgccggacaaaaaaagattcccagccgcgtcccccaaacccctattttgtccggcgcggcccgatacggtgtccggcgccccgaacccgtccccgctacacagggggcgctccggggacgccggacacaccgaaaagtgaGGCTTGGAGTGgcaggaccgacgcgtcagcggcatagTAAAAATTCGCCCCCCTCTCCCACcaaatcgcgcctctcccgccacatcgcgcctctcccgccgcgcatttctacCATCCCAACACATTTAacctatcccgccgattcatttctccctctcGCCGTCGCTACGCtattcctcccgccgccgctaccctctccccatccatggcgccacCGACTGCCCACAcaaaaaatggccaagaaagcggccaataagccgccgggcaatgagacgaaagggaCGAAGGCGCCATTCGCGAAGCCGTGGAAGGCGCCGACTCCGAAGAAAAAGCCAGAaggctggaccgatgatcagtggcatcaagactttctgcgccggaagatgtcgacggcggagcggaaaggacggagggcggagcagctggagaagaaggcgttgGCGACGCCCGCACCAGCACGCGCTGGATGGgtgtatcgctgccaccaatGCGAGTCCATGGAGTACGATAGTGCCGGCGTACATTCCGGGAATGCTGTCCCCGTCGACATCCggattctacaacgacggcccctccgccactccgggtgcgtgacgccaaacttgtcgccgcactaccaggataagCTGCCGTATGGAGGCTTCAACCCCAACGCCCtcttctactccccggcgtacgagcgaggacccggtccggacggcgccccgttcactggccgcaggggccCGCTCGAATTCGATGGCGCCggtgttgaggaggaggaggaggtggaggagtacgaggaggaggacgaggagggatggaggagggggtggaggatgACGAGGACGAAGATGGCGGCGACGAATATGACGATGAGGGTGCCGGTGAGGatgccgatgatctcgtggaggttgacgcggacggcgtgaggaagaagaagaaaaaggcgtcgggcacacgaggccccaagtggacggttctggaggatctatgtctgtgcgagtcgtggtcaacggtgagccatgactccatcattggTGCCAACCAAAAGTACAGGAAGTATTGGGCGATGATCAagaccgagttcgatgagcgcaagctgatcaacaacgactagaacaaagtgacaatgaagaggggccaaaaggaaatgtcgacgcgatggaccATCATCCATGCatcggtgaacatgttccatgggttccatCACGACATAGAGACCAGAGGCGCCAACAGCGCCGACATCagccaactggtacgactctttcttacataatctgtagcgcctacattttgttcgatgaaatgattgcgcttcctttggttagtttgacaaggcCATGGATTGTACCGGAAGAACTCGGGAGGGCATAAGCCGTTCgcactgatgcattgctatagcaagctcaaaaagaACCCCAAATGGCAGTTgacgcgtgatacgtctcaaacgtatctataatttcttatgttccatgctagttttatgacaatacctacatgttctgttcacactttatatcgttttgatgcattttccggaactaacctattgacgagatgccgaggtgccagttcctgttttctgctgtttttggtttcagaaatcttacacgggaaatattctcggaattggacgaaatcaaggcccacgatcttataattccacgaagcttccagaacaccgaagagggaccggagggaggcccggggccaccacacatggtggcggcgcggccaagaggggggccgcgcccccctgttgtgtggagcctccagaccccctccgactctgactcttcgcctatttaagccgtcatgacctaaaacttcgaggagaataagccacgatacgagaaaagttccagagccgccgccatcgcgaagccaagattcgggggacagaagtctctgttccggcacgccgccgggacggggaagtgcccccggaaggcatctccatcgacatcaccgccatcttcatcgccatcgctgtctcctatgatgaggagggagtagttctcccccgaggctaagggctgtaccggtagctatatggttaatctctctcccatgtacttcagtacaatgatctcatgagctgccttatatgattgagatccatatgatgagctttgtaatctagatgtcgttatgctattcaagaggattttacttatgtgatctccggagactccttgtcccacgtgtgtaaaggtgacagtgtgtgcaccgtgtgggtctcttaggctatatttcacagaatacttattcactgagttatgatttgagttggatgtctctatgaaattgtggtgtgttagtacctcttatgaatgctcacagtgacagcgtggggtgtttattagtacttgggaatacatctttaaggtttgcctacatgatgaattagtgttcgttatcttgccagagagtaattcagaatagcatagtgaagtgcttatttatattcctttatgattgcaatgctgagagtgtccactagtgaaagtatgatccctaggccttgtttccgaatagaaaagttacaccacagagaattgcctcccacgccagcaagctattttctggcaccgtttatttactgttttactgcatctttacttcctgcaatattatcaccatctataccacctgtgttttactatctcttcgccaaactagtgcacctatacatctgacaagtgtattaggtgtgctggggacacaagagacttcttgtatcgtgattgcagggttgcttgagagagatatctttgacctcttcctccctgagttcgataaaccttgggtgattcacttaagggaaacttgctgctgttctacaaacctctgctcttggaggcccaacactgtctacaggaatagaagcgtgcgtagacatcaacgcgcgtttcgttgtcgaaggggaaagacgccattgatctggatgcgccgttggcaacatcggcagggcgccctatcggcaacaaggctgccaaggccgccttggccgacgctgcgtcgtccgagaagacgcaggcgtcgctcacgcagtgcctcgtcgaggtctcctcgaccttgctctcccgcgacaaaaaggccgaggaaaggtgggtggcgctgctcaagaggcaagaggagaagatggagctgaagaaacacagggacgacatgtccctgctgagagcgtcgatagaaggaatgtctccccggacacaggcggcgcacaacttcttcaaaggccagatcctcggcgACATTGAAGCCAAGGCAGCGGTAGCAACCCAgaccccggagcaagagccggcagacgcgtctgcgacagcatctgctactacacctgcgttggcctctgcctcgacgtcggcgacagagcatgcacaccgggcagatcacgacgagttcatcgtgatcgacgTGCCTACGTCTACTCAGGATGCGCCGCCAACGTCAGCGTCGCCCATCCcattccccttcttctaattcttaCGTCGGCCTGTAAATataatcgcgcgcccagtactttgatcgctactactctgatcgcgacgatttcGACGGGAacaatctcttttgaatgcaaactatttgaattttgaTTGGGGatttcgtttgggggacgcgactgggaagcgacgtcccccaaacacggcacgaacaaaactcgttccccaaacgctcgatccgccgCCGTTTGGGGAACGGTTTGGAGGACGCAAATGGAGACcctaaaaaggaaaagaaatcgactctcaaaaaaaaaaggaaaaaaaaagcataGATGTCTCCAACTCCGTCTCAGATGCCGCCTCTGTCTCCGGGTTACAATCTGAGGTCTCAGGATTCGATCTACTCGCCCATCTCTTGTTCTCCTTCCTTCTAGGGTTTGATGCCTTTTCTTTCACACGATCAACGAGccgtccccgtccccgtccccgtcccGGAGATTCTTTCTCCGGCCTCTGGCCGCCAATCTTCCTCCTGGTAATCAGATGAAGGCCTGTAAGGCAGTGTCTACATCTACGTGCACCCGGGAGGTAGACCAAGTCACACATGTATTCCATATCTTGAATTACAGCAAGCACAGGGGCATGGGCAACGACGCCACGAGCTACATACGGTCCCGGATTTTCTCTGTCGGCGGCCACGACTGGGCCATCCGTTTCTACCCTGATGGCTACGGCAAAGGAACCCAAGATTACATCTCAGTTTATCTCATGCTTTTCAAGGAGAGCACCAATGTCATGGCGTCCTGCGACCTGAGGCTGGTCAATCAGATCACCGGATTATCCTCCTCAGTGCATAAAACAGAGCCTAGGATTTTCAGCTCCCATGACTCCACTGCGTTTGCTCCAAGGTTTAGTTCTTTCAAAAAGAGAAGCGAGATTGAGAACTCCGTATACCTGAAGGATGACCGCATGACGATCGAATGCGTCGTCACCGTCATCCAGGAGCCACATCTTACCGAAACCAGATCGTTCCCCAAGATCGACGTGCCACCATCCGACATGGTCGACCAAGTCGGCAGGCTGCTAGATGAGAAGGAGGGGTTCGACGTCAGTTTTAGTGTTGGAGGAGAGACAGTTGAAGCGCATCGGTTCGTTCTCGCCATGCGGTCGCCTGTTTTCAAAGCAGAGCTATATGGGGCGATGAGGGAGGCGGCGAGGACGGGGCAGAGCATAACCATCGAGGACATGCAGCCTGCCGTTTTCAGGGCCCTGCTCCATTTTATCTACACCGATTCTGTGCCTGCCAAGGACCTCGATACTGAGATGATCCGGCTTCTACTGGTGGCTGCCGATAGGTACGCCATGGAGAGGCTCAAGCTGGTCTGCCAAAGCATCCTCTGCCAGGGCCTGAACGCCGACACCGTGGCAACCACGCTGGCTTTAGCTGACCAACATAGCTGCGGCAAGCTTAAGGACGCCTGCTTTGAATTTATCGAGATGTCCGACGCCATGGACACCGTGGTGGCATCCCAGGGCTTCCAGGATCTCATGCTGACTTGCCCATCTCTTGTAATGGAGGCATGGGAGAAGCGAAGGAAGTTCCGTAAAGCATGAGCGGATGCATTGGTAGACTTGCTACATTATATGAACTGCTTTGCCTGCATTAATTTTGCTAGTTTTGGTGTACCAGCTTGTCGTAGGGATGGTCAGCTCAATGCTAGTATAACCTAGGAGTGGTTAGATTATTTCTCAAGTCGTATGAATGGCGTCAAAGATTTCCAAAGTCAACCCGTTTGGTTTGGTCTTGAACAGATTATTGAGTTTGTCTGCAGCGCTTCTGTGCAACTGCATAACACATTTCAAAAGTTTAAAAGTATTGAAAAATTACATATATATTTAGAATCTGCAAGGGCTTTGTCTAGATACAGCTAGATCAGCAATGCATCTCTATTTCTGGCTGTAGAATTTTTTTGACCAACGCAGGGCCAGTTCTTTTTAGCTGGGGCTTGTGCATAAACAGC contains:
- the LOC124700921 gene encoding BTB/POZ and MATH domain-containing protein 1-like — protein: MKACKAVSTSTCTREVDQVTHVFHILNYSKHRGMGNDATSYIRSRIFSVGGHDWAIRFYPDGYGKGTQDYISVYLMLFKESTNVMASCDLRLVNQITGLSSSVHKTEPRIFSSHDSTAFAPRFSSFKKRSEIENSVYLKDDRMTIECVVTVIQEPHLTETRSFPKIDVPPSDMVDQVGRLLDEKEGFDVSFSVGGETVEAHRFVLAMRSPVFKAELYGAMREAARTGQSITIEDMQPAVFRALLHFIYTDSVPAKDLDTEMIRLLLVAADRYAMERLKLVCQSILCQGLNADTVATTLALADQHSCGKLKDACFEFIEMSDAMDTVVASQGFQDLMLTCPSLVMEAWEKRRKFRKA